TCACACTTCATCGTCACACTCTGGTCACCACAGCTCAAACATTCCCACACACGTACTAAACCTCACACTTCATCGCCACACTGGTCACCACCGCTCAAACATTCCCACACACACACTAAATCTCACACTTCATCGTCACACTCTGGTCACCACAGCTCAAACATTCCCACACACACACTAAATCTCACACTTCATCGTCACACTCTGGTCACCACAGCTCAAACATTCCCACACACATACTAAATCTCACACTTCATCGTCACACTCTGGTCACCACAGCTCAAACATTCCCACACACACACTAAATCTCACACTCCATCGTCACACTCTGGTCACCACAGCTCAAACATTGCCACACACGTACTAAATCTCACACTTCATCGTCACACTCTGGTCAACACAGCTCAAACATTCCCACACACACACTAAATCTCACTCTTCATCGTCACACTCTGGTCAACACAGCTCAAACATTCTCACACACACACTAAATCTCACACTCCATCGTCACACTCTGGTCACAACAGCTCAAACATTGCCACACACGTACTAAATCTCACACTTCATCGTCACACTCTGGTCACCACAATTCAAACATTCCCACACACACACTCAATCTCACACTTCATCGTCACACTCTGGTCAGCGCAGCTTGCAAAGTGTAAACCCAATCATtaaattgaaaagatacacTCACCTTCCTTAGTCATACTCGTGTTcattgacactgcctcactttcgGTATTTAGTTGAACGTTCTCCCCTTcgactgccctgcaggtagggcgtaagaattgtacctgctgcccccattgcatgatcgtaagaggcgactaaatttgggatcttatcttttctttttttctgaacaactttcttcttcctaatgtctcccttgacattgcctcacttttggcctttagttgagcgttcgccactgtgaggaaggctttgggttctgtcccctagccgagacataccagagtctttaaaaatagtagttgctactcctgcttagcgctcagcatatttggagtgggacgactggttcgcccgttgtcagtataatgtgaccgggtggggtgtgctgctgggtgtgttcggcagtatgcttcagtgagatagcactataaatcggcaaaagttccggcctatcacaaggagacttaacacgaacataccgcagcctcccaaaacacacatacgcactcacaacacgcatgcatgtcgcacgcacgggaggccgtccttaaatgaccttagctgttaataggacgttaaacaaaataaacaaaaccaaaccaaaccaattctCCCCTTCGAGGAAGGCTTTGGGAACTATCACTTGGCCGAGACAAACCAGAGTTTATAATACGATATAGTTACTGCTGCTTGACGCTcagtaccaatatatatttcaatgtgttacgtgtttctttttttatgtttttcctatttttttcgTATCTTTTGGGGCCTGATTAACTTAAATAGTGTTTGTGTGTCTTTAAGAATATCAAACTAAATTGAAACTCAATATTTAAGAGTGAGACAACTagttcgcctattgtcagtatagtgtgaccGGATGAGGGTTTTCTCTGGGTGTTTTCGTCAGTAtatttcagtgaggtaacactataaagtcgacatcagATTCGCGTTATCACAGGAAGACAAACCACAAACAGAATACAGCCTACCAAAAAAACACATacactacacgcatgcatctcaTGCACAGGGGAGGTTCTCCTTAAATGATCAGAGATGTCGgtatatgacgttaaacaaggCAAAGCACACTACACTTCCGATTCCTAAAATAATCGGGTAGGTCCTACCCTGGTCGTAAGCCCAGTGTGTGACCTTGTTTCTGGATTTTTAGTATGACATTATGTGTTTGTATCTGGAGTGTCTTTTAGTTATTAAATAATATCTGCCACAACGAAATATGATTCTGGAAAGTAGATGTTTACGTACTGTGTCATTTGTCGCCTGTGTTTACAAGCGAACTGCctcattttcataaaaatgtcaCGTGGTTATCAGCGATAAATTTGACAAAGTTTCCCCATATGAATCGAGAAGTCAAGCTGGACATTTGAGATCAAATCTGAATATCGGGATAGCATAAAAACATAACTGAAAGTGTATAAAACACACACTACCATCAATAACAAAAAGAAGTTAAAAGTGCTGTACCTGTAATCAAATACTATTCACTAGTTGATGTTAGAATATGATGTAAGTAAACTACTAGGTTTCGCTAACTCAACTGTTTAAAATTTCAGCACTTTGCCAAGAAAGTGAATAAGGTGATGCCCCTGCAATATGAACACACATTTACAAGCTCTGACACAAGCCTGAGGAATTCACTTCCGAAATCGCCGTCAGAAGAAAGTTTTTATTTAGAAGACTTTGATGGTAAGCAGAGGTTTGATAACGATAACATATTTTGGCGTCCAAATTCTTTCGTGATTATTTCTTATTTGGGAGGACGACACATTTTTTTAATACTTTTGTAGGTATAAGTGTTCAGGTATTTAATCTGGTATGACGTACTGGATATCAGAAAAACAATTAAGAAGTTCTGAAAATAAAGTAAGTAATATTAAGGTTTGAATGAAGTTAGAATATATGGAagtgtataggtatataactATGAAATATGTTGCAGAGTTCGTAGAGACCTTCGTCGACCAGACACTACAGCGGGCAACAGCTACTCTCATCATAGAACTCAAGCCACGGACCATCACAACGTACGTTCTGTTTAAAATTTGGCATAAAGTATTCAATTTAGTCAATTACCATACTGACGAGGGGATCTCTAGTAGTACATTTATAATCGTGTTTTTATATTTCGTAATACCTAAACACCTACCTTATGGTCCTGCAGGATAAGTGTACCCattacaaatgtaatatttggttcgcccgttgtcagtataatgtagcCGGgttgggtgtgctgctgggCATCTTCGACGAAatgattcagtgaggtagcactataacgTCGTCGTCAGGTACGGGCTATCAGAAGGCGATCaacagatacaatatataacattccaaTGTACCTTTCTCTTACAGGGGAGGCCTGTGGATAGGTGGGGGCTTCCTCGaatggttgttaataggacgtttaactATACTAATCCAGACCAATTAATGGACATGGATATGAGGCCAATGTCCCTATTTCAACGTTTATATGTTCCCGATGTTCCTCTTAGAGCCTCATTGTCACCCCATCGCCCGCTGATCACCTGGTTTTAACATACTTTTTGTATTATACGCTACAAATCATTATCATTAAACGTATTTTGTGCTGTTCTTGCAAAGATTTGCTGTACATTCGGAAGTATTATCTGAACACTTCTGTTTTGAAAAAACAAAGCATTGGTAATATGGATTGGACGGTTAAATAATGATAAAGGTACATTTACATTGTGTCAGGAAGATTACTTTTGAGACGAAATTTTAAATTACGATAAATCATTACATAATACTCCAGACTTTATTTTCTTTCGCCATTAACGCTAACATCATAAAACCCGATGTTACGTAGTGTTCATAAAAACGCGACTGACTTATAGCTTTCTGTCGAGACTCCAAAACGTAATGAAAACACTTTGTTAAATGTTAATCAAAAGTCAGATACTTAACAGAAGGCCAGACGCTCTGGCATGGGTTCAAACCAATACGTACCGGATATCGGTGTGGCTGCCAAGGGAAACCCAAGCGAATGGCCAAATCATAACTCAACCCGTTCAATGTAGCTGAGGTGTACGTTACAGATACTAAATATTCACTTTGTGGTAGGAGAGTTAATGAGTATTGATTGACAACAGTATGTATATAAACTGTCCGTCTATAATGATTTAAACATATGTACATTACCTTCTACAGGTATCAATAAGCAATGCGATTTTCGGTACTACGATTTTGTCCGACTGTTTCCAggttatttgattttattaggGGTTTTTTTCTCGCTGGTTTGACTTCACGTTGCTATTTACTCGGCATTGCcatttttgtgtttatttgtacTGTAATTTTGTCTGTTTCGGTACTGTTGTTTGATGTAGTTGTATTGCTAATCTTTATGACCGTTTTGGTACAGTGATTTTGTGCAGTTACATTGTAAGACTTTTTGGTCTGTGTTTCGGTACATTGACTTTGTGCGGTGTTTCGGTACAGTGATTTTGTGTTTTTACACAGTAATCCTTTTGGTCTTTGTTTCGGTTATGTGATTTTTTGCGGTTATACAGTAATCCTTTTTGGTCTATGTTTTGGTACAGTGATTTTGTGCGGTTACACAGTAAGCCTTTTTGGACTATGTTTCGGTACAGTGATTTTGTGCGATTACACAGTAAGcctttttgatatttgtttcgGTACAGTGATTTTGTGCGATTACACAGTAGGCCTTTTTGGTCTATGTTTCGGTACAGTGATTTTGTGCGGTTACACGTAAGcctttttgatatttgtttcgGTACAGTGATTTTGTGCGATTACACAGTAAGCCTTTTTGGTCGTTGTTTCGGTACAGTGATTTTGTGCTGTTATATTGTCTTTATGTGGTTCGACAACTTTTCATCCTGCTAGTACTGTTTATCATAGCTCGGGAAGCAGTCCGTGTTCGCCATTACATAACGGACACAATGGTCGACAAAGTAATGAAACAAGATCaattaagagaaaaaaatctttatggTCGAATTTAAAATATCGAAACAGAAAGCTCTTTTTGTCTCAATGTTTTTGCCCATAGTGATTTCCGATGGGACAAACGTCATATATGAAAGATGGATTTCAGATCAGTTCAGTTTTTTAGTTCatacaaatatttgtgtttatcCATGGTTGTGAGGTATTGTGTTTAATAGACAAGATATTTGTATCGTCAAACTTCGTTTTCTGGAACTTTGATAACTCGATGACAATATTAATTCTTAAGTAAATATCAGTTATGACTAAAAATTCTACTCGGGTACGGGTACCCCGAATACTCCCTGTATCTTCATTTCGCTCACCGGAAAAAGCTTCTATTTTTTTCTGCAGAATCACAAGCAATCAATTTAGCTTTAAATATGGTTACAGCGTAAGTTCGTAAAACTGGACTGTATCGATTTTCAGCAAATTCTTGGAATATATTACAAAGTTGATAACATGAAAAACCGGTTTGAGAAATTGGATATTTCCACCATATTGTCGGAGTTAAAGGAGTGTTATGTCTTTTTGATAAGATGTAGTTGTTACTCCTTTTAGAATCTTTATACCGCGTATATTGTTTAAGACTACGTTCTTGTTGGGCCCTATATGACCAAAGATATTGATCTTCCGAGTCTTATCAATCAGTCAAGACCTTAAATACTCGGGATATCTCGGACGTTTCCCTTAATCCCACTTATTTCGAGATGATCAGTAAGTATTATACAACATGCACCCATgggcaaaagttccggcctatcacaaggagacttaataCTAAcgtaccacagcctcccaaaacacacatatgcactcaccacatgcatgcatattACGAgcacgggaggtcgtccttgaataacaaaaataaaccaaatggATAGAACTGTTAAGACGAACAATATGTGACGAATAGTGAATAGGAAACTGCATCCTGTCgctgtaatgttttataaacgcattttttaaataaaattgcatGATTTGTGTGTTTTCTAGTTTGTCCATGAATGCAATAATCTGAATAGaattaataaaatcatgtattatatttgtctatcaatgaaatatttataaaataattgataaagtCGCGTTTTATATTTGTCCATTAATGCAATAATCAGAAAGgaattgataaaattataaaatcatgtattatatcatttctTTCAGTATCACAGATTTGAAAGACCCAGAAGACTGAACGATTAACTAATTGACTGCGCACGGACAATTTAGGACACATAAGTCAATGATAGTGATGGAAATGAACATCATGTGGTATCTGTTGTAGCAGCTGAACGGCTACAATTAACATTCCATGCTAGAGAGGTCGCGTCTCAGCGGTGTGTGTCTGGTCCGTGTTAGGCAGAGGGGTGCCGACATCCACAGCTACCATTAAGATAGGCACATAAAAATTATGATGAACAATTGCTGGCCCAGataatatatgtatagtatattgGGATTCGTTTAGAACCATTATGTTAACGTACAACCTCATTAGCCACGTGGTCGATGTTTATTACCCTAGATAACGCCACAGTTCGTTAGGTGTGAGAAACGAACCATGTTTATTTATTGTAGACCCAACACGTGGAGGACGTCGGACAATGTCGTACGATTTATCTCCCTTACTTAATGTGTGTATCACACAAAGGGAGGTAGCAATGATTGATTCGggttttaaaaagaaatgtcgTTTTAGCCATTTGTTAATTTGTAAGTTttgtaatgtatatacaaaataatagcTTGTTATTGTTTCATGTTGtaattgtatttaaatgtttatacacaaaaaaaactatttatataACGTGTCCATGGTCTATAACTACTACACTCTGGtgattaaatatttgatttgattttgttgttgattttgttgttGGTCTTCCTGTTACACTGATATACTCTGATGGTCATCGTTATTATTCAGGCAATcaatgtaaactttattaattttataacaattgcgaaacaattgaaaatcaatattatattaagCACACCTGTTGCCCAGGGTAcgtggaagcgcgcgaggggtcttactatTTGAAGAGGGGGGAGAGATTACACGGACAAAATCCTACGGCACTTATCTACACGAATAATATTATTACAGTACTTAACTACATGGACAAAATTACTACGACAATAACCTACACGGACAAAACTACTACGGCACTTAACAGACAAAATTGATATGGCAATAACCTACACGGACAAAATTACTCTGGCACTTACCTACTCGAGAAAATTACTATCGCACGGACAGAATTATTACTGCACTCAACTACACGGATAAAAAATATTTCGGCACTAACCCACACAGACAAAGTTTTCTACGGCACTTAACTTTACGGACAACATTACTACGGAACGAACTAACCCACGGGGACAAAATTACTACGGAACTAACATATACTTACATTATTACTACAACACTTACAGAAAACTATAACATTATATTAGCATAAGAACACACCATGTCTACAGCAATGAGACACACGGGCAAACTATAATACGACACCAGCAACAAACACAGAGAGAATTACGGAAGATTCAACAAATCCCGACAGAACAATCACAATATTAAAGCTACAAATCCCTACTGCGTTATCACTCGAGATACAAGTTTCAAAGCATCATCGCTTAAGCTTTTTATCTTTCAAGCGTCAATATGGAGATGATAAAGTAAAAGAAATAACAGCATACTGAAATGTAGAAGAAATCGTAGTTATAAAATCGACAAAACATGGGCAAATGTGAATAAAATATACAGGATATACAAGGAGATCCATGTTAACAAGTGAACTGATGATACGACCAGGCGTTGTGGAATgataagcgtcttctgtttcgtTGACTGCAACCAACCGCACTGTAAACCAGACCGAATCGCAGGCGCTtgcatataaaatatttatcctGGACAGCTTTACATATGTGAGGGATCTTTCCACAGTACCTAGACACCTCCAATATCTATTTTGTCTAAAATCAACATGTCTAAATCCACGAGCCTGTTATCGAATCTAGGCAACGACATGTTCTGGATGTGTGGACGTAGTAGTTAAAGCAGCACATACAGGGATATAACGAGCATTTTACACGTCTCACTTCATACCAAACAAAGATGTTTCCTATGGCTTCATGATGGTAACCATTGCATTTTTCTATGGCTTTCATCTACCTGTTTGTTTCGAAACCTTGTTTTGAATGAGTTTTTCGCCACCTTGTTTCAATGGAGTTGTTTTCGCCTGTAGTCGATATCTCTGATGCAAATCGTAACATTGGAAACAATTAACTcttgaatatcaaatcaaaataaCAGCATGGGTTAAGGAGAGCGGGGAAGCTTCTTTCTGGAATAAAATTAATAAGTGAGTGGGAAATTAAATTCATCTTTCATATCAAACCGCTCAGTCGTAAATGTAttccatatttatcaaaacGGAAGGTAATGAGATCTTAAACAAAAATGCATTAGTAAGAACTGAGGAGGCGTCGTTCAAAAGGAAGGATATAGTTCAGAACTTAAGAAACGACAAAAAAGGCAACACAAAAGACATGTAGGAGTTATCACTCTAAACTAAAGACGAAACTTGTTTTAAATGGGGTTGAAATATTTCTATCGCCCCTTCCTGGCATTATATCACACCTGTGTGTCCCGCCACATCCGGTGTCATCACGAGCTCTGACGAACAAATCCAAACGTGATACCATGAGCATACTGTAGGGGACGTTTTAGTTACATACTTTGTTTTAATGCACTGTGATGGTTCTGTACCCTAGTAGTCTGATACTGATAACATCTAGAAAACAAACTTCGTTGAGTGATCTAGATACCATTGTCGCCAGTCACCCATGCACTGTAAAACGATCCATGGTTGTCCCAGGTCGTCCTCTGAACTTCACGTCAGACTTTCGGTCGGTTGTACTAGATCGTTCTATCTGTACAACACGGCATGTTTTGGTCAGTTGTCCCAGGTCGTCCCCTTGGTAGTACACTGCACGTTTGGTCAGTTGTCCCAGGTCGTCCTCTGAGTAGTACACTGCAAGTTTGGTCAGTTGTCCCAGGTCGTCCTCTGAGTAGTACACTGCAAGTTTGGTCAGTTGTCCCAGGTCGTCCTCTGAGTAGTACACTGCAAGTTTGGTCAGTTGTCCCAGGCCGTCCTCTTGGTAGTACACTGCACGTTTGGTCAGTTGTCACTGGTCGTCCTCTGAGTAGCACTCTGTAAGTTTGGTCAGTTGTCCCGGGTCGTCCTGTGAGTAGTACACAGCAAGTTTGGTCAGTTGTCCCAGGTCGTCCCCTTGGTAGCACACTGCAAGTTTGGTCAGTTGTCCCTGGTTGTCGTGGGTTGTCATTCGGGTACATATCATGCTTTGGTCGGTTGTCCTTACACAGCTTGACTTGGTTGGTTGACCCATATCGCCCTCTGGGTAGTGCACTGCATACTTTGGTTAAATCATGTTTCAACCCTGCAGAGTGGGAACGAGAAAAAAGCATATTGCTATGCACTGTGTCATAGAGACATGGCTTGGGACAAAAACTAAAGCTAGAAGATTAGTCATAAGTGCTCTAATTCTACTTTCTTCGCGACTTATATACATTGAAGTCGACGAAATTGGTACTTTTTACGTGTCACGCgttcagaatatatacatgtgattgACGTTGTTTGACATCTAATATcgaaaattatgaaattgaaaCTATTGAATAATTGGGCTTTAGCAACTCCGCATCCAgaattttccatattttttaCCTATTTTACTGTCTTCTTTGATTCTCTCAATAAGTTAGGGATGGTTAGCCAGTTTCCCGTATATAATTTGACTTGGTTGGGTTTCATGATGATGACACTTGGGCGATCAAATCATCCTTGCACACCGTTTAATGGCTTACAATAACTCAGATATCGTAACCGTTCTGATTTATCTAAACAATCAGGCATCCCACTGTTATCTGTCTAAAACGACTTAGATACCTCGAATAGAATTGTCTCGTCTTACTCAGATGTACAGTTAAATGTATGAGATGTTAGGTGTGTACCTGATCCAACAGGTGTTTGTGTGTCGGGAGATACCGGAACCCCTCGTGACATTACTGCTGTTAAGGTCATCGGTCAAATGAATATCACCGTTACCGGTAAGACAGGGTTTGACGTGTTGTGTATGAAGGATATATGCGTATTTCTGTTCCGAAAACAACTAAATTGTACACGTAAACATGTACTTGATCATATCATCTCATACCTGTATGGAATTCTCCATTAATTAATTAGTCTGGTTGTATAAGAATAGAAGATCAACGCCCGATTGGTCAACATCATGAATGTGAGCATGCCCCATTCGATGCCGTTACAGGAAAAATGACTTCCGAACGGAAAtctgaaaaccattatgtcgCGACACAGACAGCTTCAAATGTCATACACcgatgttttatataaatttatattataatacagtTATATGTCAACGAGAGGTGGGGAAAGCGGGAGGTTAGTACAACGGGGAGTCGAGATAACGGAAGCCGGGACAACGGGGAGTCGAAATAACGGGGAGTCGGGACAACGGGGAGTCGAGACAATGGGAGTCGAGACAACGGGGAGTCGGGACAACGAGGTGTCGGGACAACGGGGAGTCGGGACAACGGGGAGTTAGGACAACGGGGAGTCGGGACAACGAGGTGTCGGGACAACGGGGAGCCGGGACAACGGGGAGTCGGGACAACGAGGTGTCGGGACAACGGGGAGTTGAGACAACGGGGAGTTAGGACAACGAGGTGTCGGGACAACGGAGAGTTGGGACAACGAGGAGTCGGGACAACGAGGTGTCGGGACAACGGGGAGTTGAGACAACGAGGAGTCGGGACAACGAGGTGTCGGGACAACGGGGAGTTGAGACAACGGGGAGCTAGGATAACGGGGAGCCGGGACAATGGGGAGTCGAGACAATGGGGAGTTAGGATAACGGGGAGTCGGGACAACGGGGAGTCGGCACAACGAGGAGTCGGCACAATGGGGAGTTAGGATAACGGGGAGCCGGGACAATGGGGAGTCGAGACAATGGGGAGTTAGGATAACGGGGAGTCGGGACAACGGGGAGTCGAGACAATGGGGAGTTAGGATAACGGGGAGTCGGGACAACGGGGAGTCGAGACAACGGGAAGTCAGAAAAGGGGGTTAGTGACAAGGGGAGGTTTAGAAGACAGGAAGTCAGGACAACGAAATGTCAGAACAACGGGAGACAAAGGCAACGAGAGGTCAGGACAACAGGAAGTCGGGAAAACGGGAGGTCAGGGCAATGAAAGGTCAGAACAACGAGAGGTCAGGCCaccaatgacaatgacaatgacaatattttattctcataaacatataaagtgtagagaattatatacatacaaaatttgtacaggacatatgatataatacatcgatacatttgttaagcaagagattatcttaaatattgttgagtcgtatacttatttctttaattaattttacaagtgatttcaattcatcatctactacaaaattaaaaagtgtattCGGGAAGTCAGGATAACGGGAGGTTAGGACAACAGTAGATCAGAACAATTGGATGTTAGGACAACGAGGATCTCTGATAAAGTTGATCTTTTGTTTGGTGGTGATGAATCATATTCAGTGGGGCGTGTTTTACTCACTCATCATCTGCCATAGGATCCCCGTTACGAGATAAATATTACACGAAAATCGAAACGGTGGTGGAActtgttttaaacaaaacaagttGTTACTACATAATGGTAAACTAATATACGTGTAGTAAGTTAGTAGACAATATATAACTCGCCACTCGTTTAGATTAAAACgaaatttaaaatttctctTTAATTTAAAGGTCACtgtaatataaaacatcaatatctTTGTACAAAGTTCTCAGTTCGGCTGACCATATACAACGTATTCGCATATGACCGCTAGTTTTACCACTCCGACTCTATCTAATCTGGGCGCCATAGCCACAATGCCAACAGCTTAAATCAGGACTAGCCAGGTATATAGTAAACATGGCTAGAATATCACATTAATGGCATCTTATTGGAATTGTAAGATAAGACAACATATGTCCTGTCCATATTAAGGATACgcacaaatcaaacaaatcaatatGTCTGTAAAAGATATGATGGTGTCACGGACACTGTGGACGTCATATTGTCCCCGTAGCTCTGTTAATGTCGGTAGTTGGCACACCAATGATAACTCTTGGATGTTTTTATTGTGTCGACCTTTAATATCATGACCCGTTTAACTTCGCGGACATTTCGTGATTAATGTACTATTTTCCATTGCAATAGATACGATAAAGGGTCGACCTTCACCCCGATACCCACTTCGGTTGCCTAGATACACCTGCCATTAAACCACGTGACCGATGGGGTCATCATAAACGGATTTATCCGATATAGATGTACGAGGAAACACCCGCTGTATATTGTTGAAGGTGACTTGGGATTGTCCGACAACAGTGCTAAAGGTAAGTTCAGCACACAGTAAGTACATTTCGTAATGTAAACGAACTTAGcatgtttttcatttcattaataCTTTACTTAATAGGTGAACACACTAGCTATGACGAGTTTGAGGAATTACGTAAGTTATTGGTGATGATGGTTACACGTGGATGTTAGCGATTTGTGTCAGTTTTTAATGTGTCGCCATTTATCTTTTCCCCCCAAAACAATTTTCTAAATTACGTCCTTATTATAGTTATTAGAAAGACTGTACAAAATCCACACTTACATTAGCACctctgaaaacaaaatgaaggTTAGTTAGTTAACACCAACACTAATTAACCTTTATCACACAGCTGCTTTAATAATCTGGACGGATAATTCTCATGTCTGGTCAAGAAAAGCatccatcttgaattttgacattcAATGTGAATTGTCGCTATTTTTTAAGATGTACAGGAAGTATATTTCTGATGTCtgattaagaaaataaaattgccGACAAGcatccattttgaattt
This genomic stretch from Pecten maximus chromosome 16, xPecMax1.1, whole genome shotgun sequence harbors:
- the LOC117314706 gene encoding uncharacterized protein LOC117314706: MDRWIHADILAVFRKCLCCRRKERQWNPINHRKNSKRIRREDTHVHFAKKVNKVMPLQYEHTFTSSDTSLRNSLPKSPSEESFYLEDFDEFVETFVDQTLQRATATLIIELKPRTITTITDLKDPED